The Anaerolineae bacterium genome segment GTACGCGCTGGGCGCCTACGGGGGCCGGCCCCTGCTGGAACGCTACGGCAAGTATATCTTCGTCCATGAAGAGGACCTGGAGCGCGCCGACCGCTGGTTCGCCCGTTGGGGAGATTGGGCGGCCTTTATCTCCCGCCTCCTGCCCATCGTGCGCACGTTTATCTCCTTCCCCGCCGGCGTGGTGAAGATGAACTTTGCCCGCTTCACTGTGCTGACCTTCGTCGGCTCGTTCATATGGTGTGCGGCTCTGGCAGTGGGCGGCCGGATTTTCGGGGAGAACTGGGAGCAGCTCCGGGCCATTATGCGGCCCTTTGACATCCCCATTGCCATCATCATCCTGGCCGGCATCGGCTGGTACATCTACCGCCATGTCGGCCGGCGCAAAAAGCCCGAGCGGGCCGTCACCGAGCCGGACAGCGTTTAATGCGCCGGCAAACGGCCGGCCGGTCGCGTTTCTGGCACCTTCCACCATATTAGGAAGGCGCCGAAGAGGATGACCGCGCCGGCCAATAAGAACAGCACTTGATAGCCGGCCCCCGCCGCACGCAGGTTGAAAAAGTCCACCAGGGGGCCGGCTAAGCGCGCCGTGGCCCCGGCGCCGGCGGTA includes the following:
- a CDS encoding DedA family protein, with amino-acid sequence MEAFEHQLVAFLDTLLNSIGWAGVVVIMALESANIPIPSEVTMPLAGWMLTDSIWEAAWHGGLFGALGCTIGSVISYALGAYGGRPLLERYGKYIFVHEEDLERADRWFARWGDWAAFISRLLPIVRTFISFPAGVVKMNFARFTVLTFVGSFIWCAALAVGGRIFGENWEQLRAIMRPFDIPIAIIILAGIGWYIYRHVGRRKKPERAVTEPDSV